The DNA window CACCGCGTCCAGACCTTTGTTCCACCCGCAAAACGGACAAGTGACTGATTTCACAGTTTTATCACCACTGCACGGCTCCCTAGTGTGAGCGTCACGGATTAAGTTATGGAATCGTGCTGTTGTTGTTGCGTGGTGGAAAGTTCCCAGGGTCCCCGGCGCGCGGAAGGGTGGTGAGTCTGATGTCGATGTGGCGTACTTTGCTGCGCAAGAGTGGATTCCCGACGGCGAGTTCTCCCTCCTCCCGCGCACCGTCCACCGAAGCGGGCCCCGGGCAGACCCCGGCGATGCGGGCCGCATCACTGGAACGGACGCTGAACGAGCACATAGAACAACTGGGTCACGACGACTCGCGCACCATCACCGCCCGCAACAACCTCGCCGGCAAGTACGCGCAGATCGGACGGCGCGACGCGGCTGTCTCCCAGTTCGAACAGGCGCTGGCCGAGGCCAGCCGGGTCTTTGGCGAGGACCATCCGCAGACCGACGTGATCCGGGAGAACCTCGCCTGGTCTTACGAGGACGCCAGCAGGCCCGCCGAGGCCGCGTACCAGTGGGAGACGCTGCTCAACCACCGTGACCGGCGCCTCGGCCCGGTCTCCGCGGACACGGTGGCCGCACGTGCCCGGCTCGCGGTCTGCTACCGCAAGAGCGGGCGTTACTCGGCCGCCATCGCCCATTTCGAGCGGGCTATCGAGGACTCCGCCGTGCCCGAGGAGCGGGAGGACCTACGGATCGGGCTCAGCGTCGCCTTCGGAGCCGTGGGCCGACACGACGACACCATCCAGCAGCTGCGGATCGTCCACGCGCAGCGGACCCGCAGGCTCGGGAGCAAACAGCACGACACGCTCGTGATCCAGCACCGACTCGGCCGTGCCTACAACCAGGCGGGCCGCAGCGGGGAAGCGATCGACACGCTCGGCTCGGCGTACCGCAACGGCATCGGGGCCTCCGGGGACCCCGAGATCCGGATGCTCACGCTGAAGATCCGTCGTGACCTTGCCGGGGCCCTCAGCGCCGCGGGCCGGCACCGCGAAGCCGCGAACCTGTTCTGAGCCGGACACCCCCTTTCGGTAGTCCGCGCTCCCGGCACGGTGCCGCCGGAGCGGCCCCGTGCCACTGCTACCGCAGCCCCTCCCTTCCCCGCGGAGACCCCCTCGGGGTGCCGTGTCGTACGGCGCCCCGCAACCAGCACGTACGCCCCACCGGAAGCGCCGGCGGGCCCTGGTTCGCGGGCTTCATCCGCTGTTGCGCCCCCTTGCGCCCCAGGATCCGACACAGGTTCCCGGTAGCGCTCGCACCATTGGTTACTGACCAGTAGCATGAGGGCACCAACTGATCCACCCGCATGAGTAAGGAGGGGCGATCGTGCCGCGAACCGCCCGCGATGTCGTGTTTGTCGACGGAGCACGGACTCCGTTCGGCAAGGCCGGCAAGGGCCTCTATGCCGAGACCCGCGCCGACGACCTCGTCGTCCGTGTCATCCGCGAACTGCTACGGCGCAACCCCGACCTCCCGCCGGAGCGCATCGACGAGGTCGCCATCGCCGCCACGACCCAGATCGGTGACCAGGGGCTCACCATCGGTCGCAGCGCCGGCATCCTCGCCGGCCTGCCCCGCAGCGTTCCCGGCTACGCCATCGACCGTATGTGCGCCGGAGCGATGACCGCCGTCACCACCAGCGGCGCCGGCATCTCCTTCGGGGCCTACGACGTCGCCATCGCCGGAGGCGTGGAGCACATGGGCCGCCACCCCATGGGCGAGGGGGTCGATCCGAACCCGCGTTTCCTCTCCGAGAAACTCGTGGACACCTCCGCTCTGGTCATGGGCAACACCGCGGAGAACCTCCACGACCGCTTCCCCAGCATCACCAAGGAACGCGCCGACGCCTACGCCGTACGCAGCCAGGAGAAGGTCGCCAAGGCCTACGCCGAGGGGAAGCTCCAGCCCGACCTCGTCGAGATGCTCGTCCGCTCCACGGAGGAGGGCTACGGCCTGGCTACCCAGGACGAGCCGCCGCGGGCCAACACCACCATGGAGTCCCTGGCGGAGCTGAAGACGCCGTTCCGTTCCCACGGCAACGTCACCCCGGGTAACGCCGCCGGTCTGAACGACGGTGCCACCGGCGCGATCATCGCAGCCGAGGACGTCGCCGCCGACATGGGGCTGAACGCCGGGATGCGGCTGGTGGACTTCTCCTTCGCCGGTGTGGAGCCCGAGGTCATGGGTGCCGGGCCGGTTCCGGCGACGGAGAAGCTCCTCCAGCGCCAGGGCATGTCCATGGACGACATCGGCCTGATCGAGATCAACGAAGCGTTCGCCGTGCAGGTGCTGGCCTTCCTGGAGCACTTCGGCATCGCCGACGACGACGCCCGGGTCAATCCGTGGGGCGGCGCCATCGCTCTGGGACACCCGCTGGCCTCCTCCGGCGTGCGACTCATGATGCAGCTCGCCCGCCTCTTCGCCGAGCGGCCCGACGTCCGTTACGGCGTCACCACCATGTGCGTGGGCATGGGCATGGGCGGAACCGTGCTCTGGGAGAACACGAACTGGGAAGGAAACACCAAGTGAGCAGCGCGATCGAGGAAGCCCGCGAGCTGTTCGCCGACGAGGTCGTCACCCACGCGCTCTCGCGTGACGTCGAGCTCCCGTACGGCGCGGGCACAGCTGTCCTGATCACCCTGGACAACGGGCACGACCACAACAAGCCCAACACCTTCGGCCCCGCCGGCCTGGTGAGCCTGGGCGAGGCCATCGACGCGGCCGCCGCGCGCACCGACATCGCCGCGATCGCTGTCACCGGCAAACCGTTCATCTTCGCGGTCGGCGCCGACCTCACCGGTGTCCCCCGGGTGCAGAACCACGAGCAGGGGACGGCCATCGGGAAACTGGGCCACGACGTCTTCCGCAAACTCGGTGAGCTCTCCGTCCCCACCTTCGCCTTCATCAACGGGGCGGCCATGGGCGGCGGCGTCGAGGTGGCGCTGCACTGCTCCTACCGGACCGTCTCCTCCGGGGTACCCGCGTTCGCGCTCCCCGAGGCCTTCCTCGGCCTGGTTCCCGGGTGGGGCGGCACCTACCTGCTTCCCAACCTCATCGGTGCGGAGCAGGCGCTCAAGCTGATCATCGACAACCCGCTCGCCCAGAACAAGACGATCAAGGGGCCCCAGGTACGGGAGATGGGCATCGCGGACGCGATGTTCGAGCCGGCCGACTTCGTCGAGGAGTCGCTGCGGTGGGCGTCCCGGGTCATCACGGGCGAGACCAGCGTCGAGCGCCCCCAGGTGGACCGGGGTGAGGCCTGGGACCAGGCCGTGGCCAACGCCCGCTTCCAGGTGGAGGGGAAGCTGCGCGGAGCCGCCCCGGCGCCCGTGCGGGCGCTGGACCTCGTCGCCGAGGCCAAGCACCGCGACCGGGACACGGCGTTCGCCGCCGAGGACAAGGCGCTGGCCGACCTCATCCTCAGTGACGAGCTGAAGGCGGGCCTGTACGCTTTCGACCTGACGCAGAAGCGGGCCCGTAAGCCCGCCGGCGCTCCCGACAAGTCGCTGGCCCGCCCCGTCACCAAGGTCGGGGTCGTCGGCGCCGGCCTCATGGCCGGCCAGCTCGCCCTGCTGTTCGCCCGCCGCCTCGAGGTGCCGGTCGTACTGACCGACCTGGACCAGGACCGTCTGGACAAGGGCGTCAACTACGTGCACGAGGAGATCGACAAGCTCCTCGGTAAGGGACGCGTCTCCGCCGACAAGGCCAACCGGCTCAAGAGCCTGGTGAGCGGCTCGTTGACCAAGGACGCGTTCTCCGACGCCGACTTCGTCATCGAGGCGGTCTTCGAGCGCACCGACATCAAGCAGCAGGTGTTCGCCGAGGTGGAGGCCGTCGTCTCGCCGGAGGCGGTCCTGGCCACCAACACCTCATCGCTGTCGGTCACCGACATGGCCAGCGAGCTGCAGCACCCCGAGCGCGTGGTCGGGTTCCACTTCTTCAACCCGGTGGCGGTCCTGCCGCTGCTGGAGATCGTGCGCGGGGAGAAGACCGACGACGCCACGCTGGCGACGGCGTTCGCCACGGCCAAGACCCTGAAGAAGACCGCCGTGCTGTGCAAGGACGCCCCGGCCTTCGTGGTGAACCGGTTGCTCACCCTGTTCATGGGTGAGGTGCTGGGTGCCGTCGAGGAGGGTACCGAACCCGAGGTCGCCGATCGCGCCGTGGCTCCACTGGGGCTGCCCATGTCCCCGCTGATGCTGCTCCAGCTCGTCGGCCCGGCGGTGGGGCTGCATGTCTCCGAGACGCTCAACGCCGCCTTCCCGGACCGGTTCGGTGTCTCCGAGAACCACCGCAAGCTCGTGGAGTCCGGTAAGACCGAGATCTTCGGTTCGGACCTCCAGATCGACCCCGAGGTTCGGGAGATGTTCTCCGGTGGGGGCTCCCCCTCCAGCGAGGAGCAGATCCTCGAGCGCGCCCTGCAGGCTCTGGCGCGCGAGATCCGGATCATGCTCGACGAAGGGGTCGTCGCCGAACCCGCCGACATCGACCTGTGCCTGATCACTGGTGCGGGCTGGCCGTTCCACCTGGGCGGCATCACCCCGTACCTGGACAGCTCCGGGGTTTCCACCAAGGTCAACGGGGTCCTGTTCCACCCGGACGGCCCGAAGGCCGTGTGAACCGCTTCCAGCGGCCGAACCAGCCCCGGTCCGGACGTGTCCTTTCCCGTCGCGCGATGGGTGCGCCGGGCCGGGGCTGGCAATAAACCGGGTATGCGCAACACCGCGGAGCCCTTCACCGTCGCCAACCGGGTGCGAGTGACCTGGGAGGGGACCTGGCTGGCCGCTGCCTGTACGATCTTCGCCGGCGCCGGCGCGGCCCTGGCGCTCCGGGACGGTTCCACCGACACCGCTATCGGGGTCGTGGCGCTCGTCCTGTTCGGTGGCGGCGGGCTGCTCGCGGCCTCGCGGATGCTGTCCCGCCGTCCCGTGCTCGTCCTGGACGAGGCGGGGGTCCGGCTGGTCGCACCGTGGCCACGGCCCTCCAGCGGCGACGTTTTCCTCCGGTGGGAGGACATCGCCGCTGTGCGGGTGTGCAGCCAGTTGGTCCCGTACCGCGGGGCTCCCACCGCGTTGCGCTATCTCGACTTCGTCCCGCGCGGCGAGGCCGACCAACCGCCGCAGACCCCCGGACCGTGGCAACCGCACCACGCCGTACGTATCCGGGAGAGCTGGGACCACACGGTTGCGGACGTCATCGCCGAGGTTCGCCGCCACCGCCCGGACATGCCGTTCGAGGAGCAACGGGCTCCCTGGTCGGAGCCGTAGTCCGACCGGAGGCGCGGGCGCGCGGAGGCGCGGTCGCCGCAGTCCTCCACACGCCCGCGCGCGGAGTTCACTGTTCGGACTCGTTGACACCGATCCGGTCGTGCACCAGCCGCAGCCCGCGGGGAAGCCACCAGTTGGCACCGCCCAGCAGCCGCATGGTCGCCGGGACGAGCACGGCGCGCACCAGGGTCGCGTCCACGACCACCGCCGTCGCCAGCCCGATTCCGATGATCTTGAGGAACAGCAGGTCCGAGGCCCCCATCGCCGCCAGAACCACCACCAGCAGCAGCGCGGCGCTGGTGATGATCCGTCCCGTGCGTTGCAGGCCCACAGCGACCGAACGCGGGTTGTCCCCGCTGGCC is part of the Haloactinospora alba genome and encodes:
- a CDS encoding tetratricopeptide repeat protein, producing the protein MSMWRTLLRKSGFPTASSPSSRAPSTEAGPGQTPAMRAASLERTLNEHIEQLGHDDSRTITARNNLAGKYAQIGRRDAAVSQFEQALAEASRVFGEDHPQTDVIRENLAWSYEDASRPAEAAYQWETLLNHRDRRLGPVSADTVAARARLAVCYRKSGRYSAAIAHFERAIEDSAVPEEREDLRIGLSVAFGAVGRHDDTIQQLRIVHAQRTRRLGSKQHDTLVIQHRLGRAYNQAGRSGEAIDTLGSAYRNGIGASGDPEIRMLTLKIRRDLAGALSAAGRHREAANLF
- a CDS encoding thiolase family protein, whose product is MPRTARDVVFVDGARTPFGKAGKGLYAETRADDLVVRVIRELLRRNPDLPPERIDEVAIAATTQIGDQGLTIGRSAGILAGLPRSVPGYAIDRMCAGAMTAVTTSGAGISFGAYDVAIAGGVEHMGRHPMGEGVDPNPRFLSEKLVDTSALVMGNTAENLHDRFPSITKERADAYAVRSQEKVAKAYAEGKLQPDLVEMLVRSTEEGYGLATQDEPPRANTTMESLAELKTPFRSHGNVTPGNAAGLNDGATGAIIAAEDVAADMGLNAGMRLVDFSFAGVEPEVMGAGPVPATEKLLQRQGMSMDDIGLIEINEAFAVQVLAFLEHFGIADDDARVNPWGGAIALGHPLASSGVRLMMQLARLFAERPDVRYGVTTMCVGMGMGGTVLWENTNWEGNTK
- a CDS encoding 3-hydroxyacyl-CoA dehydrogenase NAD-binding domain-containing protein; translation: MSSAIEEARELFADEVVTHALSRDVELPYGAGTAVLITLDNGHDHNKPNTFGPAGLVSLGEAIDAAAARTDIAAIAVTGKPFIFAVGADLTGVPRVQNHEQGTAIGKLGHDVFRKLGELSVPTFAFINGAAMGGGVEVALHCSYRTVSSGVPAFALPEAFLGLVPGWGGTYLLPNLIGAEQALKLIIDNPLAQNKTIKGPQVREMGIADAMFEPADFVEESLRWASRVITGETSVERPQVDRGEAWDQAVANARFQVEGKLRGAAPAPVRALDLVAEAKHRDRDTAFAAEDKALADLILSDELKAGLYAFDLTQKRARKPAGAPDKSLARPVTKVGVVGAGLMAGQLALLFARRLEVPVVLTDLDQDRLDKGVNYVHEEIDKLLGKGRVSADKANRLKSLVSGSLTKDAFSDADFVIEAVFERTDIKQQVFAEVEAVVSPEAVLATNTSSLSVTDMASELQHPERVVGFHFFNPVAVLPLLEIVRGEKTDDATLATAFATAKTLKKTAVLCKDAPAFVVNRLLTLFMGEVLGAVEEGTEPEVADRAVAPLGLPMSPLMLLQLVGPAVGLHVSETLNAAFPDRFGVSENHRKLVESGKTEIFGSDLQIDPEVREMFSGGGSPSSEEQILERALQALAREIRIMLDEGVVAEPADIDLCLITGAGWPFHLGGITPYLDSSGVSTKVNGVLFHPDGPKAV
- a CDS encoding STM3941 family protein codes for the protein MRNTAEPFTVANRVRVTWEGTWLAAACTIFAGAGAALALRDGSTDTAIGVVALVLFGGGGLLAASRMLSRRPVLVLDEAGVRLVAPWPRPSSGDVFLRWEDIAAVRVCSQLVPYRGAPTALRYLDFVPRGEADQPPQTPGPWQPHHAVRIRESWDHTVADVIAEVRRHRPDMPFEEQRAPWSEP